The Anaerolineae bacterium genome window below encodes:
- a CDS encoding PQQ-binding-like beta-propeller repeat protein — protein MTIHLTQEQLIGYIHQTLTDAEREEIDRHLAECAQCRGLLTDHETTQRRIHYGLMNGLRKVQPSPQMSFAAIAPGLKRRWSGGFILPWTVVEQPLSGALTLVMLAALVLGLFFIFTGKTPPPETSVAGSMFRGNPQHTGAYNVEVAPSLGKVAWLFDTDDRIWTSPAVADNLVYFSSMNGHVYALNNQTGQLVWKQATGGASFSSPAVVEGLVYVSFDSHLYTLDSQTGQKRWGFKTEGYWTDSPPTVADGLVYFGSGPYLYALDAQTGQKKWS, from the coding sequence ATGACAATCCATTTGACCCAAGAACAACTCATTGGCTATATTCACCAAACGCTCACCGATGCTGAGCGAGAAGAGATAGACCGTCACCTGGCCGAATGTGCTCAATGCCGGGGACTTTTGACCGACCATGAGACTACACAGCGTCGTATTCACTATGGTTTGATGAACGGCTTGCGCAAAGTGCAGCCCTCGCCCCAAATGTCCTTTGCGGCGATTGCGCCTGGCTTGAAGCGAAGGTGGAGCGGCGGATTCATACTGCCCTGGACGGTGGTCGAGCAACCACTTTCGGGTGCTTTGACCCTGGTTATGTTGGCCGCCCTGGTGTTGGGTCTCTTTTTTATCTTCACGGGCAAAACGCCGCCTCCGGAAACCAGCGTTGCCGGAAGCATGTTTCGCGGCAATCCGCAGCATACCGGCGCCTATAATGTGGAGGTTGCTCCATCGTTGGGTAAAGTGGCCTGGTTGTTTGACACCGACGACAGAATTTGGACTTCCCCGGCCGTAGCTGATAACCTGGTCTATTTCAGTAGCATGAATGGCCACGTTTACGCCCTTAACAACCAGACCGGCCAATTGGTGTGGAAACAAGCCACCGGCGGGGCGTCGTTTTCCTCGCCAGCGGTGGTGGAGGGGCTGGTCTATGTTAGCTTTGACAGTCATCTCTATACGCTAGATAGCCAAACCGGGCAAAAAAGGTGGGGTTTCAAAACTGAAGGCTATTGGACAGATTCCCCCCCCACGGTGGCCGATGGCCTGGTTTATTTTGGCTCCGGCCCTTATCTTTATGCGCTGGATGCTCAAACCGGGCAAAAAAAGTGGAGT
- a CDS encoding ABC transporter ATP-binding protein, with protein sequence MAKTKTTAETENGYVIKAKDLWRIYKSGIQEVQALRGVDLQIEPGHFVALVGRSGSGKTTLLNIVGGLDQPSKGKVSVFGRELSGMSERKRTRWRREQIGFIFQSFGLLPTLSAYENVELMPRIAGMRAKERKERSLYCLELVGLKKWMDHRPYEMSGGQQQRVAIARALANKPKLILADEPTGELDTSTAREILTLFQHIVAEEGITMLMVSHDSLVDEYVDQVLRLRDGQVVEA encoded by the coding sequence ATGGCCAAAACCAAAACAACAGCAGAAACTGAAAACGGTTACGTTATTAAAGCCAAAGATTTGTGGCGTATTTACAAGAGCGGCATCCAGGAGGTGCAGGCGCTGCGCGGGGTTGACCTGCAAATAGAACCGGGCCATTTTGTGGCCCTGGTGGGACGTTCCGGCAGCGGCAAAACTACCTTGCTTAATATTGTGGGCGGGCTTGACCAGCCCTCCAAAGGCAAGGTGAGCGTGTTTGGTCGAGAATTATCCGGCATGAGCGAGCGCAAACGCACCCGCTGGCGGCGGGAACAAATCGGCTTTATTTTTCAATCGTTTGGCTTGTTGCCTACGCTCTCCGCTTATGAGAACGTGGAGCTTATGCCCCGTATTGCCGGGATGCGAGCCAAAGAGCGCAAAGAACGGTCTCTATATTGCCTGGAATTGGTTGGCCTGAAAAAATGGATGGATCACCGTCCCTACGAAATGTCCGGCGGCCAGCAGCAGCGAGTGGCCATTGCCCGCGCCCTGGCCAACAAACCCAAACTCATCCTGGCCGACGAACCCACCGGCGAGTTGGACACCTCTACTGCCCGTGAAATCCTCACCCTCTTCCAGCACATTGTGGCCGAAGAAGGCATCACCATGTTGATGGTTTCGCATGATAGTCTGGTGGATGAATACGTGGATCAGGTGCTGCGTTTGAGAGACGGGCAGGTGGTTGAAGCCTAA
- a CDS encoding ABC transporter ATP-binding protein, with the protein MTNSKPLPDQASPPATASPLSSDLSPLPVDDLAPLSSVDSPLILCENLVKIYKVADLEVVALQGLDLLIQKGELMGIVGPSGSGKTSLMNILGGLDRPSAGRVWVDGNDLLKMSDVALDRYRRSKVGFIWQQSARNLIPYMNAQANVELPLTLAGKTFRKRKRAEELLALVGLADRRRHSLAQLSGGEQQRVAIAVALANDPVLLLGDEPTGEVDSNTALTIYDTFKTLNRELGLTILLVSHDPTIARHVERVVAIRDGKMATETVRQAAATSGANGNGEPGEEVEEGEEVFEELVVLDSAGRLQVPKDYLEQFSINRRVKLEVTAEGILIKPVAETDRRKVEDTSAIDALLEASKKRGLRGLFHRLRRDKKN; encoded by the coding sequence ATGACTAACAGTAAACCTTTACCTGATCAGGCATCTCCGCCTGCTACCGCCTCTCCTCTCTCCTCTGACCTCTCGCCTCTCCCTGTTGATGACCTCGCTCCTCTCTCCTCTGTTGACTCTCCCCTGATCCTCTGCGAGAATCTGGTCAAGATTTACAAGGTAGCCGACCTGGAGGTAGTGGCGTTACAGGGCTTGGATTTGTTGATCCAGAAGGGCGAGTTGATGGGTATTGTTGGCCCCAGCGGCAGCGGCAAGACCTCCTTGATGAACATCCTGGGCGGATTGGATCGTCCCTCGGCGGGGCGAGTGTGGGTGGATGGCAATGATTTGCTCAAAATGTCCGACGTGGCCCTGGACCGTTATCGCCGTTCCAAAGTGGGCTTTATCTGGCAGCAAAGCGCCCGAAACCTTATCCCTTATATGAATGCCCAGGCTAACGTGGAGCTTCCCTTGACTCTGGCCGGAAAAACATTTAGAAAGCGCAAACGGGCCGAAGAGCTGCTGGCATTGGTCGGCCTGGCCGACCGGCGCCGGCACAGCCTGGCCCAACTTTCCGGCGGCGAGCAGCAGCGGGTAGCTATTGCCGTAGCCCTGGCCAACGATCCGGTTTTGCTGCTGGGCGACGAGCCAACCGGCGAGGTTGACTCAAATACGGCTTTGACTATTTACGATACCTTCAAAACCCTCAACCGCGAACTGGGCCTGACCATCTTGCTGGTCAGCCACGACCCCACCATTGCCCGCCACGTAGAGCGCGTAGTGGCTATCCGGGATGGCAAAATGGCTACCGAAACCGTGCGCCAGGCTGCCGCCACGTCTGGGGCCAATGGCAATGGCGAGCCTGGGGAAGAAGTTGAAGAAGGGGAAGAGGTTTTTGAAGAATTGGTTGTGCTGGACTCGGCGGGACGGTTGCAGGTGCCCAAAGATTACCTGGAGCAATTCAGTATCAACCGCCGGGTCAAGCTGGAAGTCACCGCCGAGGGTATCCTCATCAAGCCGGTGGCCGAAACTGACCGCCGGAAAGTTGAAGATACTTCTGCCATTGACGCGTTACTAGAGGCCTCCAAAAAGCGGGGGCTGCGCGGTCTTTTCCATCGCCTGCGGCGGGACAAGAAGAATTGA
- a CDS encoding sugar ABC transporter substrate-binding protein, with product MDWGDLLEASQKTLSLIWLVVWLLFSAFISGCGLMAAPTAEIDPVTITFVYPAVDEGYYEPLVQQFNQSYPHLTVELKRVPFDRLDDLAPDEADIFLVYDYLVYQMKQEGDILDLSPFIEQDDVFDQADFYPGTVEMLSSEGKQWSIPAGVDVGVMYYNRDLFDQAGIPYPGLNWTWDDFLNSAVAVSNPEAGIYGYITTGSTMDPSYFDAIFFVYQHGGKIVDDLQSPTRPTLNDPLTIEALEWYTKLYTEYDAAPTPLEARKAFRGNPQYALYEGLRNGKAGMWIGVLSDRGGLTWPIEWFVNWGMAPLPRDAQAITQVSVEGYVISSQTENIEASWQWISFLSGQMPGRLMPPRRSLAASAAYEQQMGKEIAAVTRASMESAVVVSPEVGEELNDIIDIFGQAVDDMVNERFSPIDALNWAQQEAELKMGQ from the coding sequence ATGGACTGGGGTGATTTATTAGAGGCATCGCAAAAAACATTGAGCTTGATCTGGCTAGTGGTTTGGTTGCTATTTAGCGCGTTTATCTCCGGCTGCGGCCTGATGGCGGCGCCCACTGCGGAAATTGATCCGGTGACCATCACCTTTGTTTACCCGGCAGTAGACGAGGGTTATTACGAACCCCTGGTCCAACAATTCAACCAAAGCTATCCCCACCTTACGGTTGAACTGAAGCGCGTGCCGTTTGACCGATTGGACGACCTTGCCCCTGATGAGGCCGATATTTTTTTGGTGTATGACTACCTGGTCTACCAAATGAAACAAGAGGGCGACATTCTGGATTTGAGTCCGTTTATAGAACAAGATGATGTTTTTGATCAGGCCGATTTTTATCCCGGTACGGTCGAAATGCTCTCCAGCGAAGGTAAACAGTGGAGCATTCCCGCCGGTGTGGATGTGGGCGTAATGTATTACAACCGGGATCTGTTTGACCAGGCCGGTATCCCTTATCCCGGTCTGAACTGGACCTGGGATGATTTCCTCAATAGCGCGGTGGCAGTGAGCAACCCCGAAGCCGGCATCTATGGCTATATTACCACCGGCTCAACCATGGACCCTTCATATTTTGACGCCATCTTTTTTGTCTATCAGCACGGGGGCAAAATTGTTGACGATCTGCAATCTCCCACCCGGCCCACCTTGAACGACCCCTTGACTATTGAAGCTTTGGAATGGTACACCAAACTATATACTGAATATGATGCAGCCCCGACGCCTCTGGAGGCGCGCAAAGCCTTTAGGGGCAATCCCCAGTACGCCCTGTACGAAGGGCTACGTAACGGTAAAGCAGGCATGTGGATTGGCGTTCTTTCTGACCGGGGCGGGCTGACCTGGCCGATAGAGTGGTTTGTTAATTGGGGCATGGCCCCTTTACCCCGCGATGCCCAGGCTATCACCCAAGTTTCGGTTGAGGGGTATGTCATCTCTTCCCAAACGGAAAACATTGAGGCCAGTTGGCAGTGGATTTCTTTCCTCAGCGGGCAAATGCCTGGTCGTTTGATGCCGCCGCGCCGGTCGCTGGCCGCATCTGCCGCTTATGAGCAGCAGATGGGCAAAGAAATTGCCGCCGTCACGCGCGCCTCAATGGAAAGTGCCGTGGTGGTGTCGCCCGAAGTAGGGGAGGAATTGAACGACATCATTGATATCTTTGGTCAGGCCGTTGATGATATGGTGAACGAACGTTTTTCTCCGATTGATGCGCTAAATTGGGCCCAACAAGAAGCTGAACTGAAGATGGGGCAGTGA
- a CDS encoding PD40 domain-containing protein yields MGAIFTPVVIAQNNTPRLTVMVEALNVRSGPGLSYPVTGLLKQDDAVDVIGQHPASGWWQIQLPDGGEGWVTGVSTYARVSGDTANVPEVAAPLAAAVMETTPAAPLPPGPGDGTIVFQASSGGPIYAIDAAGSNLRYLTTGLDPALSPDGRWVAFTRWDSPGFGALGSVWVIKVDGSGERPILSGIAGNPKSPTWSPDGRQLAFNMQLAGGHGEELRLCGKSSVPAGAYDIKWIVSDDGRGSFCYTLPPESFWGLRVVDVTTGAFRDLPHDAHAFSPAWDPANDWRLVFDSERGLTSLDINQGTAWPLTADALDHSPVFSPDGQRLAVTYLQHNHWDIHVLNTDGSGRIRLTETPLISIVEQRLRGEEPRIWNNVSATWSPDGSQIAFLSDRSGQWDIWVMNADGSNQRPLFPAGTLAGIDFQYNDVDERMISWER; encoded by the coding sequence ATGGGCGCAATTTTCACCCCGGTGGTCATTGCCCAAAATAACACGCCCCGCCTGACTGTTATGGTCGAGGCACTCAACGTGCGCAGCGGCCCCGGCCTATCTTACCCCGTGACCGGTTTGTTAAAACAAGACGACGCGGTAGACGTGATTGGGCAGCACCCGGCCAGCGGCTGGTGGCAGATTCAACTGCCCGACGGCGGCGAAGGTTGGGTGACAGGGGTCTCAACTTACGCGCGCGTCAGCGGCGATACGGCCAACGTGCCGGAGGTTGCGGCTCCCCTGGCAGCGGCAGTAATGGAAACAACCCCGGCCGCGCCTCTCCCGCCCGGCCCGGGCGACGGCACAATTGTTTTTCAGGCCAGCAGCGGCGGCCCCATTTACGCCATTGATGCCGCCGGCAGTAACCTCCGCTACCTGACTACCGGCCTGGACCCGGCCCTTTCGCCCGACGGCCGCTGGGTGGCTTTTACCCGGTGGGATAGCCCGGGATTTGGCGCGTTGGGCAGCGTGTGGGTGATCAAGGTTGACGGCAGCGGCGAACGCCCCATCCTCAGCGGCATTGCCGGAAACCCAAAATCGCCGACCTGGTCGCCGGATGGGCGGCAGCTTGCCTTTAACATGCAACTTGCAGGCGGGCATGGCGAGGAGTTGCGGCTTTGCGGTAAAAGCTCTGTTCCGGCGGGAGCCTATGATATAAAATGGATTGTCTCAGATGACGGCAGAGGTTCATTTTGTTACACCCTTCCGCCGGAGTCCTTTTGGGGGCTGCGGGTGGTGGATGTGACCACGGGCGCGTTTCGAGACTTGCCTCACGATGCGCATGCTTTCTCTCCCGCCTGGGACCCGGCCAATGATTGGCGTTTGGTTTTTGATAGCGAGCGCGGCTTGACCAGTTTAGACATTAACCAGGGAACCGCCTGGCCGCTAACCGCGGATGCGCTGGACCACTCGCCCGTTTTTTCACCCGACGGCCAACGCCTGGCCGTGACCTACTTGCAGCACAACCATTGGGACATCCACGTGTTGAATACCGATGGCAGCGGCCGGATACGGTTGACCGAAACCCCGTTGATCAGTATTGTCGAGCAGCGTCTCCGGGGCGAGGAGCCGCGCATCTGGAACAACGTTTCCGCTACCTGGTCGCCGGATGGCTCGCAAATTGCCTTTTTGTCGGACCGTAGCGGCCAGTGGGACATTTGGGTAATGAACGCGGATGGCAGTAACCAACGTCCATTGTTTCCGGCGGGGACCCTGGCGGGCATTGATTTTCAATATAATGATGTTGACGAACGAATGATTTCTTGGGAACGGTGA
- a CDS encoding efflux RND transporter periplasmic adaptor subunit, with protein sequence MIRRVLFLTIFFLAFLALTGCSLLPQNQRSQAVVQLGPTPTPIPTPIVPTKPTYQVQRGEVVEKVKFSGRVAPVQEEELFFRTAGWVRNVYIERDDLVETGQVLADLEIDDLEKELTSKLLDLERAESILAEAERNLATEIRRAEVEAQIAQIRVESTQAQDLTPRQEQVAADLEKAQLALQQAQADYDEIAWRNDRATAQEANNLQQATLDYIQAKADYRLAVQEIENQKYDIAILERELELAQIRLDELDQGIDPLLKNDVERAILDVEKLKAEIADAQIIAPFDGQILSETLTEGREATARKTVAIIADLSELEISAELSSTQLQDLSEGMPVVATLSRRPGEEWRGSIRRLPYPYGGGGRSEGAEEEDQSTRIRLEGVSFEDLDLEVGDLMSIEVILEQKDNVLWLPPQAVRKFEGRDFVVVQDGELQRRVDVKVGIESEDRVEIEEGLTEGQIVVGP encoded by the coding sequence ATGATCCGACGAGTTTTATTTTTAACCATCTTCTTTCTGGCTTTTCTGGCGCTTACCGGCTGTAGCTTACTGCCGCAAAACCAGCGCTCGCAGGCAGTGGTGCAGTTGGGACCAACGCCAACGCCTATCCCTACCCCCATTGTGCCCACCAAACCAACCTACCAGGTGCAACGGGGCGAAGTGGTGGAAAAAGTCAAATTCTCCGGACGGGTGGCGCCGGTGCAGGAAGAAGAACTCTTCTTTCGCACGGCTGGTTGGGTGAGGAACGTCTACATTGAAAGGGATGATTTGGTAGAGACCGGCCAGGTGTTGGCCGATTTGGAAATTGATGACCTGGAAAAAGAGTTGACCTCCAAACTGCTGGACCTGGAACGGGCCGAGTCTATTTTAGCCGAGGCCGAACGCAACCTGGCCACTGAAATTCGCCGGGCCGAGGTTGAAGCGCAAATTGCCCAAATCCGGGTGGAGTCGACCCAGGCCCAAGACCTGACCCCGCGACAGGAGCAGGTGGCCGCCGACCTGGAGAAAGCGCAGCTTGCCTTACAGCAAGCCCAGGCAGATTACGATGAAATTGCCTGGCGCAACGACCGGGCCACGGCTCAGGAAGCCAACAACTTGCAGCAAGCCACCTTGGATTACATCCAGGCCAAAGCCGACTACCGGTTGGCCGTACAGGAAATTGAAAATCAAAAGTACGATATCGCCATCCTGGAACGCGAACTTGAGTTGGCCCAGATTCGGTTAGATGAGTTGGACCAGGGCATTGACCCCCTTCTGAAAAACGATGTGGAACGGGCCATCCTGGATGTGGAAAAATTGAAGGCCGAAATCGCCGACGCCCAAATCATCGCCCCCTTTGACGGCCAGATTCTCTCCGAAACCCTGACCGAGGGACGCGAGGCCACGGCCCGCAAAACAGTCGCCATTATTGCGGATTTAAGTGAACTGGAAATTAGCGCCGAACTCTCTTCAACGCAACTGCAAGACCTGAGCGAAGGGATGCCCGTGGTGGCTACCCTTTCCCGGCGCCCCGGCGAGGAGTGGCGCGGCTCTATCCGGCGGTTGCCTTATCCCTACGGCGGGGGTGGCCGCAGCGAGGGGGCCGAAGAAGAGGACCAATCTACCCGGATCAGGTTGGAGGGTGTTAGTTTTGAGGACCTTGACCTTGAGGTGGGCGATTTGATGTCAATAGAAGTGATTTTGGAGCAGAAGGACAATGTGCTCTGGTTGCCCCCGCAGGCCGTGCGTAAATTTGAAGGACGCGATTTTGTAGTGGTTCAAGATGGCGAATTGCAGCGGCGGGTTGATGTGAAAGTGGGCATCGAAAGCGAAGATCGAGTGGAGATTGAAGAGGGCCTGACCGAAGGCCAGATTGTGGTGGGACCGTAG
- a CDS encoding sigma-70 family RNA polymerase sigma factor, with amino-acid sequence MTDIHALIQRWQGGDQRAAEALYNYYRDQTFRLAYGLLSHPADAEEAAQDALTYALTNIRRYDPQRASFSTWLHTITVSRCRDQQRQRRRFLGQFSLTAWLQKGGDVSSPDPGQEEQLVTAEMHDEVLAAVQSLSASLREAVLLRYWAGHTYREMADILDCPVPTAQSRVRLAYQRLRGILAPGSLADLSSIEEERV; translated from the coding sequence ATGACCGACATCCATGCTCTTATCCAACGCTGGCAGGGCGGCGACCAACGGGCCGCCGAGGCGTTGTACAACTATTACCGTGACCAAACCTTCCGTTTGGCTTATGGTTTGTTGAGCCATCCCGCCGACGCCGAAGAAGCGGCCCAAGATGCCTTAACCTACGCCCTCACCAATATTCGGCGCTATGACCCTCAGCGAGCCAGTTTTAGCACCTGGCTGCACACCATCACCGTCAGTCGCTGCCGAGACCAGCAGCGACAGCGCCGCCGCTTCCTGGGCCAGTTTTCTTTGACAGCCTGGCTGCAAAAAGGCGGCGATGTCTCCAGCCCCGACCCCGGCCAGGAAGAGCAATTGGTAACCGCAGAGATGCATGACGAAGTATTAGCCGCTGTACAAAGTTTAAGCGCTTCTCTCCGAGAGGCGGTTCTGCTGCGCTATTGGGCCGGGCATACCTACCGGGAAATGGCTGACATTCTGGACTGCCCGGTGCCTACCGCTCAATCCCGGGTGCGTCTGGCCTATCAACGATTACGAGGTATCCTTGCTCCAGGCAGCCTGGCCGATTTGAGCAGTATAGAAGAGGAGCGGGTGTGA
- a CDS encoding ABC transporter permease → MRFLFRTWAIFVVALRRLFSQKGLNLATLLGLVVAIALALSIPLYADAVYYRIFRKELQEATTSVGQDTGRSPFAFMFRYVGSWRGPVDWAEVQPVDQYFARSVPPMLGLPEQIRVRYFKTDNFRIFPEEDIAYADTRDPLTWAYFGFVDGIEGHITILEGKFPAVADPTANSTVEVLISEEMATELGLQVGETYITFNKQVIDEVEYTTQIPMRIIGVWRATDPTDPFWFYRPSALDTLLLVPPETFLGRIDPYMEKAIYLAMWYLVMDGSDVHVSDAVPLLSRMTLIEQKTAALLPGVTLDVSPKQALQNYYRASSQLTVLLYIFAVPVLVLILTFINLVVGLAVGRKHNEIAVLRSRGATVVQVIGISLVEGVILGGLALAFGLPLGEMIAQVMGQTRSFLDFSAQTDLRVGITPITLHIGLVAVGLALLAQVIPTVSAARHTIVTYKQERARSLRPPWWQRAWLDVLLLIPAVYGAYVLRQQGSVVVQLEEGAVANDPFQNPLLFLVPALGIFALTLFFIRLLPLVMAILAWIFSHIGGVGILLATRQLARSPGLYTAPMLLLVLTLSLSAFTASLAQTLDNHLFDQMYYNVGADIGLADYGENTVQASGLFGGADIGIEEETEAEEEEAGPQWLFLPVTEYLKAPGVLAATRIGNYQASTQLSGGNQEGIMLGIDRVDFPRVAFWRWDFAPSSLGEMSNALALTRDGVLIPREFMKTYRLNIGDTTRVRTIFYGNRLDLDMKIVGAFDYFPTWYEEEDGPLFVANLDYLFEEAGGQFPYTVWLRTAPGVDYEQLKADITNLGYTVLNWDIALREIVEEQQDPGRQGLFGLLSVGFGAAALFTILGFLLYALFSFRQRFIELGVLRAIGLSAGQMAIFLAWELAFLILSGLGLGTGLGILVSDLFIPYLQIGADAVSLTPPFLVEIAWPAIFRIYTIFGLLFFAALIILTALLLRMRIFEAVKLGETV, encoded by the coding sequence ATGAGGTTCTTGTTTCGTACCTGGGCCATTTTTGTCGTCGCTCTCAGGCGGCTTTTCTCTCAAAAAGGTTTGAACCTGGCCACTTTATTGGGCCTGGTGGTGGCCATTGCCCTGGCCCTGAGTATCCCCCTGTACGCCGACGCCGTGTACTATCGCATTTTTCGCAAGGAGTTGCAGGAGGCAACAACTTCTGTGGGCCAGGATACCGGACGCTCGCCTTTTGCCTTCATGTTTCGTTATGTTGGCTCCTGGCGCGGCCCGGTGGATTGGGCAGAGGTCCAGCCGGTTGACCAATACTTCGCCCGGTCGGTGCCGCCCATGTTGGGTTTGCCGGAGCAAATTAGAGTGCGGTATTTTAAAACCGATAACTTCCGCATTTTTCCCGAAGAAGACATAGCCTACGCCGATACCAGGGATCCCCTCACCTGGGCCTATTTTGGTTTTGTTGACGGCATCGAGGGCCACATCACCATCCTGGAAGGCAAATTTCCGGCGGTAGCCGATCCAACCGCAAATAGCACCGTTGAGGTGCTGATTTCCGAAGAAATGGCCACAGAACTGGGCTTGCAGGTTGGGGAAACTTATATAACCTTTAACAAGCAGGTGATAGACGAGGTAGAATATACCACCCAAATCCCCATGCGCATCATCGGGGTCTGGCGGGCAACCGACCCCACCGACCCGTTCTGGTTCTATCGGCCCAGCGCCTTGGATACCCTGCTGCTGGTGCCCCCGGAAACTTTTCTGGGGCGGATTGACCCCTATATGGAAAAGGCCATCTACCTGGCTATGTGGTACCTGGTGATGGACGGTTCTGACGTGCATGTTTCGGATGCCGTGCCCCTGCTCTCCCGCATGACGTTGATTGAGCAAAAAACCGCGGCCCTGCTGCCCGGCGTCACGCTTGATGTATCGCCCAAGCAGGCCCTCCAGAATTATTATCGAGCCTCTTCCCAACTTACGGTTCTGCTTTACATTTTTGCCGTGCCGGTGCTGGTGTTGATTTTGACCTTCATCAATCTGGTGGTTGGTTTAGCCGTGGGGCGCAAACATAATGAGATTGCGGTTTTGCGCAGCCGGGGCGCGACCGTGGTGCAGGTTATTGGGATTTCCCTGGTTGAGGGGGTGATCTTGGGCGGGCTGGCCCTGGCCTTTGGTTTGCCCCTGGGCGAGATGATTGCCCAAGTTATGGGCCAGACGCGCAGTTTTTTAGATTTTAGCGCCCAAACCGATTTGCGGGTGGGCATAACCCCCATCACTTTGCACATTGGCTTGGTGGCTGTGGGTTTGGCTCTGCTGGCCCAAGTGATTCCAACGGTTAGCGCGGCTCGCCACACTATTGTTACCTACAAACAGGAACGGGCCCGTTCTTTGCGCCCGCCCTGGTGGCAACGAGCCTGGTTAGATGTGTTGCTGCTAATCCCGGCAGTTTACGGCGCGTATGTGCTGCGCCAGCAGGGTAGTGTGGTGGTGCAATTGGAAGAAGGGGCCGTGGCTAATGACCCCTTTCAAAACCCCCTTCTTTTTCTGGTGCCGGCCTTGGGCATTTTTGCCCTGACCTTATTCTTTATCCGGCTGTTGCCCCTGGTGATGGCTATTTTGGCCTGGATTTTTTCGCACATTGGCGGGGTGGGTATTCTGTTGGCCACCCGGCAATTGGCCCGTTCGCCCGGTCTCTATACAGCCCCGATGCTGTTGTTGGTGCTGACCCTCAGCCTGTCGGCGTTTACCGCCTCGCTGGCCCAAACCCTGGATAATCACCTGTTCGACCAGATGTATTATAACGTGGGGGCCGACATTGGCCTGGCCGACTATGGCGAGAACACCGTGCAGGCATCAGGGCTGTTTGGCGGCGCCGATATTGGTATTGAGGAAGAAACTGAGGCAGAGGAAGAAGAAGCGGGGCCCCAGTGGCTTTTTTTGCCGGTAACCGAATACCTCAAAGCGCCCGGTGTGCTGGCTGCTACCCGGATTGGCAACTATCAAGCCAGCACCCAATTGAGCGGCGGCAACCAAGAAGGGATAATGTTAGGTATTGATCGGGTTGATTTTCCCCGCGTGGCTTTCTGGCGGTGGGATTTTGCCCCTTCGTCCCTGGGGGAGATGAGCAACGCCCTGGCCCTGACCCGCGATGGCGTTTTAATCCCCCGTGAATTTATGAAGACATACCGCCTGAATATTGGCGACACCACCCGGGTGCGGACCATCTTTTACGGCAACCGGCTTGATCTGGATATGAAGATTGTGGGCGCGTTTGACTATTTTCCCACCTGGTATGAAGAAGAAGACGGTCCCCTGTTTGTGGCCAACCTGGACTACTTATTTGAAGAGGCAGGCGGACAATTCCCTTACACTGTCTGGTTGCGCACCGCGCCCGGCGTGGATTACGAACAACTCAAAGCAGATATCACCAATCTGGGTTATACGGTCTTAAATTGGGATATTGCCCTGAGAGAGATTGTTGAGGAGCAGCAAGACCCGGGCCGCCAGGGTTTGTTTGGCCTGCTTTCGGTTGGTTTTGGCGCGGCGGCCCTTTTTACCATCTTGGGTTTTCTGCTTTACGCCCTCTTCTCCTTCCGCCAGCGGTTCATCGAGTTGGGCGTGCTGCGGGCCATCGGCCTTTCGGCCGGTCAAATGGCCATCTTTTTGGCCTGGGAGTTGGCTTTTTTGATTTTGTCCGGCCTGGGCCTGGGCACCGGCTTGGGCATTTTGGTCAGCGACTTGTTCATCCCCTATCTGCAAATTGGCGCCGATGCCGTCTCGCTCACCCCGCCTTTTCTGGTGGAAATTGCCTGGCCCGCCATTTTCCGCATCTATACCATTTTTGGCTTGTTGTTTTTTGCGGCGCTGATCATTTTAACCGCCTTGCTGCTGCGGATGAGAATATTTGAAGCGGTCAAACTCGGTGAAACCGTTTAA